A single window of Colletes latitarsis isolate SP2378_abdomen chromosome 11, iyColLati1, whole genome shotgun sequence DNA harbors:
- the Foxk gene encoding forkhead box K, producing MSTYSRTQESDAWALLALKSAPASPTKMQWNPEAKGAPIARLEGREFEYMVRQRRITIGRNSSKGEVDVNMGHSSFISRRHLEIFYDHPFFFMICNGKNGVFVDGVFQRKGAPAFQLPKTCTFRFPSTNIRLVFQSLVDEQEQNNVRIPSPPKQRAPLPPLRINIPDAGYSSPFPSPTGTISAANSCPASPRAGQGRRNISADLQMVAVYAAAVANDPQNTGLERHDGGQSSSRQISPEPGIESRYRSGSSTGPNGTTAHCSPPKDDSKPPYSYAQLIVQAIASAADKQLTLSGIYSYITKNYPYYRTADKGWQNSIRHNLSLNRYFIKVPRSQEEPGKGSFWRIDPQSEAKLIEQAFRRRRQRGVPCFRAPFGLSSRSAPASPSHVGISGLMTPECLSREASPGPESYTDSSVPSPAGQLTSQSAPGSPGHPYAPSSQSSHKGRLMQQITVVTNGVTGDTDKYVVSGNTTEEHSLSPAGQYSPAPVIVQTTYNYSGSFIGPDAGVGVVKRSHEESDSSPGSPAPLAIVESPEPLEHQQPQSKRQRVHEMDDH from the exons ATGTCTACGTACTCTCGTACTCAGGAGAGCGACGCGTGGGCCCTTCTGGCACTGAAGTCGGCACCGGCTAGTCCGACGAAGATGCAGTGGAACCCGGAGGCAAAAGGTGCACCGATTGCACGGCTCGAGGGTCGCGAGTTCGAGTACATGGTTAGACAGCGACGTATCACTATCGGGCGTAACAGCAGCAAGGGTGAGGTCGACGTCAACATGGGCCACTCCAGCTTTATCTCGCGACGACACCTCGAAATCTTCTATGATCATCCTTTCTTCTTTATGATCTGCAACGGTAAAAATGGTGTTTTCGTTGATGGAGTTTTTCAACGAAAGGGCGCGCCTGCCTTCCAGTTGCCAAAGAC GTGCACATTCAGATTCCCAAGTACAAATATAAGGCTCGTGTTTCAATCATTAGTCGATGAACAAGAGCAAAATAATGTACGCATACCTTCACCACCAAAACAAAGGGCTCCATTGCCACCTCTACGCATCAATATTCCGGATGCAGGATACAGCAGCCCATTCCCTTCTCCAACTGGAACTATTAGTGCTGCTAATTCCTGTCCTGCTAGTCCACGTGCCGGTCAAGGAAGGAGAAATATATCGGCAGATCTTCAAATGGTAGCTGTGTATGCGGCTGCTGTTGCCAATGACCCACAAAATACTGGCCTAGAAAGGCACGACGGTGGACAAAGTTCAAGCAGACAAATAAGTCCTGAGCCTGGCATTGAATCACGTTATAGAAGCGGAAGCAGTACTGGACCAAATGGTACAACGGCGCACTGTAGTCCACCAAAAGATGACTCTAAACCACCGTATTCGTATGCACAGCTAATTGTTCAAGCAATAGCATCCGCAGCAGATAAACAGCTCACGTTGTCTGGCATTTATTCTTATATTACCAAGAATTATCCATACTATAGGACTGCAGATAAAGGGTGGCAAAATTCTATAAGGCATAATCTTTCATTGAATCGATATTTTATTAAAGTACCGAGAAGCCAAGAAGAACCAGGAAAAGGATCTTTCTGGAGAATAGATCCTCAATCTGAAGCTAAACTTATAGAACAAGCCTTCAGGCGAAGAAGACAACGTGGAGTTCCCTGCTTCCGTGCTCCTTTTGGTCTGTCATCCAG GAGCGCACCTGCTTCTCCATCTCATGTAGGAATCAGTGGACTGATGACGCCGGAATGCCTTAGTAGGGAAGCATCGCCAGGTCCAGAATCTTATACAGATAGTTCTGTACCTTCTCCGGCTGGTCAATTGACCAGTCAGTCCGCGCCTGGATCACCAGGTCATCCATATGCACCCTCGAGCCAGTCATCTCATAAAGGTCGCCTGATGCAGCAAATCACTGTTGTCACGAACGGCGTCACCGGTGATACAG ATAAATACGTCGTATCCGGAAATACTACAGAGGAACATTCTCTCTCCCCGGCCGGTCAATATAGTCCGGCTCCCGTTATTGTACAAACCACATATAACTACAG CGGAAGCTTTATTGGTCCCGACGCAGGCGTCGGAGTTGTGAAACGCTCGCACGAGGAATCGGATAGTTCTCCAGGTTCACCGGCACCGCTTGCTATCGTTGAAAGTCCCGAGCCACTCGAGCATCAACAACCACAGTCGAAACGTCAACGCGTTCATGAAATGGACGACCATTGA
- the LOC143347726 gene encoding uncharacterized protein LOC143347726 produces the protein MRVPMVSSTWDWGIFTFLFFVLAIPSPAAIRRVDRGHCNKTVDVYEDVSSPAVTSANWGKPILCWYRFRRFRGSGREWILRVRFKKFKVGVLENATTCSGGYLQIVDGNTKTELSNQKDPGVYCGESEQPQSFISETNFVRVIFHADNFTDQTYFSFDSRAEQQFDEYLRYGQHPELYPNRRGEIVPGSYCERIFKDCKLQTCYVQSPAYPGIYPRALHCKYRLNTRLPYIKLYIENKEFNIDGQRCENIMTCPMRPISSGSEHCPYDYIRVYDGKDETSLVIGTFCGMGKFPYSIIGTSKDLYVEFISSPAGPLLNTGFHFNVGNWPGHVQTAGVRNGNCDWLLNSESLLTGNEGIFLSVVHWYPPHTSCTYLLKGRVGEITRLYFPSFRVNRIESPIQPYDGDCGESLTLYDSDWPDDAKIIKTFCDTFSKPMEKHDFVSSSNALFVKFESKTGSYSGSSLYYWAHYDFFNATRFGEPVTGTECDETFASWKARSGRLRSPLNTLVYKRPGDPPADLSCTYTFVTDKRLYARVILTVESVSFKEHPYAQCGHCWNSRVDRIIIREPVATINGDLHQNQQQQRQQQQRQQYQQPQDSGNGKGHCICRSPIGSGPNGEGKPVIRVVSQGEKLELKLLVDGAHAATSYFKQSAPLFEAMYEFTHSPLCGPAILPAATDGEMEFPHYEALGYVSPPRSIKCIWELRVNRDRDVWLHFDKIKFASRSCEDGKLEIFLPGNTEPFLGICGENVSYVREMPIISAAQIAPGARTSGDRGPNSNHDPMQTQTHSQSGGFSPSQTSSIPIDQQQEETEWPAVIVQFTGSMAPARAAFKIAWTELYHLPRDASGALNTQKLEEFCGFQCPGDAGCIPTRLLCNGVVNCPIPEPRSVFRNTNNSSGLLAIPEDPNDESIETCGVDAIGGRGNAAGSGNGVGGLASVVGSAGWAGAGLGASLAVLLGLVCLITVCRICRRRATPRNIHVPY, from the exons ATGCGCGTACCGATGGTATCGAGTACTTGGGACTGGGGAATCTTCACTTTCCTCTTTTTCGTATTGGCCATCCCCAGTCCTGCTGCTATCCGCAGAG tggatcGTGGACATTGCAATAAGACAGTAGACGTATACGAGGATGTATCGAGTCCGGCTGTGACTTCAGCTAATTGGGGAAAGCCTATACTTTGCTGGTACCGATTTCGAAGGTTTCGTGGAAGTGGTCGAGAGTGGATTCTGCGTGTTCGTTTCAAAAAGTTTAAAGTCGGCGTACTGGAAAATGCTACCACCTGTTCTGGAGGTTACCTACAG ATCGTAGACGGTAACACAAAAACAGAACTGAGCAATCAAAAGGATCCAGGCGTGTACTGCGGGGAATCAGAGCAACCGCAATCGTTCATTTCCGAAACGAATTTCGTTCGTGTGATCTTCCACGCGGACAACTTCACGGATCAAACGTACTTCAGTTTCGACTCTCGAGCGGAGCAACAGTTCGACGAGTACTTGAGGTATGGCCAACACCCGGAACTTTATCCGAACCGAAGGGGCGAGATCGTGCCCGGAAGTTACTGCGAGCGAATCTTCAAAGATTGCAAACTGCAAACGTGTTACGTGCAAAGTCCGGCCTATCCGGGCATATATCCACGCGCGTTGCACTGCAAATATCGACTGAACACACGGCTACCTTATATAAAGCTCTATATCGAAAACAAGGAGTTCAATATCGACGGACAGAGATGCGAGAACATAATGACTTGCCCTATGAGGCCAATAAGTTCCGGGTCGGAGCATTGTCCGTACGACTACATACGCGTTTACGACGGCAAGGATGAGACTAGTCTTGTTATCGGTACTTTCTGCGGTATGGGGAAATTTCCTTACAGTATAATCGGCACCAGCAAGGATCTCTACGTAGAGTTCATCTCGTCGCCAGCGGGGCCGCTTCTAAACACTGGTTTTCATTTCAACGTCGGCAATTGGCCTGGCCACGTACAGACCGCCGGCGTACGGAATGGTAACTGCGATTGGTTGCTCAACAGCGAGTCCCTGCTCACCGGTAACGAGGGAATATTCCTTTCGGTTGTTCATTGGTATCCACCGCATACCAGCTGTACCTATCTTCTCAAGGGTCGGGTCGGTGAAATTACTAGGCTCTATTTCCCTAGTTTCCGAGTGAATCGTATCGAGTCACCGATACAACCGTACGACGGTGATTGCGGAGAAAGTCTGACTCTCTACGATTCCGACTGGCCGGACGACGCGAAAATTATCAAGACGTTTTGCGACACGTTCAGCAAACCAATGGAAAAGCACGACTTCGTTTCGAGCTCGAACGCGCTGTTCGTGAAATTCGAGAGCAAAACTGGAAGCTACTCTGGCAGTTCTCTTTATTACTGGGCGCATTACGATTTCTTCAATGCGACGCGATTCGGTGAACCGGTGACCGGTACAGAGTGCGACGAAACGTTTGCCTCTTGGAAAGCACGATCTGGCCGGCTCCGATCGCCGCTCAACACTCTCGTTTACAAGCGACCTGGTGATCCGCCTGCCGATCTCTCTTGCACCTACACGTTCGTCACGGACAAGCGACTGTACGCTCGCGTGATCTTAACCGTGGAGTCGGTTTCTTTCAAGGAACATCCGTACGCGCAGTGCGGCCATTGCTGGAACAGTCGAGTCGACCGAATAATCATTAGAGAACCGGTCGCCACGATTAACGGTGACTTGCACCAGAATCAGCAGCAGCAGCGACAACAACAACAACGCCAACAGTATCAGCAACCACAGGATTCCGGTAACGGTAAGGGCCACTGTATCTGTCGATCACCGATCGGCAGTGGACCGAACGGCGAAGGAAAACCGGTGATTCGTGTGGTCTCGCAAGGAGAGAAGCTCGAGCTGAAGCTGCTAGTGGACGGCGCGCACGCCGCGACAAGCTATTTTAAACAGTCCGCGCCATTGTTCGAGGCGATGTACGAATTTACTCATAGTCCATTGTGCGGGCCCGCGATACTGCCAGCCGCGACCGACGGCGAAATGGAGTTCCCTCACTACGAGGCACTCGGATACGTCTCCCCGCCTCGTTCCATTAAATGCATTTGGGAATTGCGCGTGAATCGGGACAGGGACGTTTGGTTGCATTTCGATAAAATCAAATTTGCATCGAGGTCCTGCGAAGACGGtaaacttgaaatttttttgccTGGCAACACGGAGCCGTTTCTTGGGATATGCGGCGAGAACGTTAGTTACGTTAGAGAAATGCCGATCATTTCAGCAGCACAGATCGCTCCGGGTGCTCGTACGTCCGGGGACCGTGGTCCCAACTCTAATCACGATCCAATGCAGACACAGACGCATTCGCAATCAGGAGGATTCTCACCGTCGCAAACGTCGTCGATACCGATAGATCAGCAACAAGAAGAAACCGAGTGGCCGGCTGTGATCGTTCAGTTCACCGGTTCGATGGCTCCGGCGAGAGCCGCCTTTAAGATCGCTTGGACAGAACTGTATCATCTACCTCGCGACGCGTCCGGAGCTCTGAATACgcagaaactcgaagagttctGCGGGTTCCAGTGTCCCGGTGACGCCGGTTGCATTCCAACGAGGCTCCTCTGTAACGGAGTAGTCAATTGCCCGATACCGGAACCGCGGTCCGTTTTTCGAAATACGAATAATAGTAGCGGTTTATTAGCGATACCGGAAGATCCGAATGACGAGTCTATCGAGACTTGTGGAGTGGATGCTATTGGTGGTCGAGGTAACGCGGCCGGATCCGGAAATGGCGTGGGAGGTTTGGCCAGCGTCGTTGGCTCCGCTGGCTGGGCGGGTGCCGGTTTAGGCGCCAGCCTCGCCGTTCTTCTCGGTCTTGTCTGCCTAATCACCGTTTGTAGAATCTGTAGGCGTCGAGCCACCCCGAGAAACATCCATGTACCTTATTGA